From Oryza brachyantha chromosome 9, ObraRS2, whole genome shotgun sequence, a single genomic window includes:
- the LOC102707707 gene encoding histone-lysine N-methyltransferase ASHH3-like isoform X1, translating into MPRPAKIRKKYENVFDQLIKAIKAPVDFDLPSALKEWKSGYYVPIKRNVYLTRKRIEDDGIFCSCTPSSGSSVTCDKDCQCGMLFSCCSSTCKCENKCANKSFQHRTLRKTKLIKTEKCGFGVIAQEDIKKGEFVIEYIGEVIDDRACEQRLWKMKRQGDTNFYLCEVSSNMVIDATEKGNMSRFINHSCEPNTEMQKWTVEGETRVGIFALRNIKMGEELTYDYKFVQFGANQDCHCGSSNCRKMLGITKPVNSIVLHNGNLSQDQHVRKKRKTYFENCIGEIVRLWHRRHNMYLAASIYDFNERNGIHTLLFTDATIEEFDLREENWDFLPDPDEPDKV; encoded by the exons ATGCCGAGGCCGGCGAAAATCAGG aaaaaatatgagaatgtGTTTGATCAACTGATCAAGGCGATAAAAGCACCTGTGGACTTTGATCTGCCATCTGCGTTGAAAGAATGGAAGTCAGGCTATTACGTGCCAATTAAACGGA ATGTCTACCTTACTAGAAAACGCATTGAGGATGATGGCATTTTTTGTTCTTGTACCCCTTCTTCTGGATCATCGGTAACTTGTGACAAAGATTGCCAGTGCGG AATGTTGTTTTCTTGTTGTTCGTCAACCTGTAAATGTGAGAATAAATGTGCTAACAAATCATTCCAGCATAGGACTTTGAGgaaaaccaaattaattaag ACAGAGAAATGTGGCTTTGGGGTGATAGCTCAGGAAGATATAAAAAAGGGAGAATTTGTAATAGAATATATCGGAGAAG TTATCGATGACAGAGCATGTGAGCAGAGACTATGGAAAATGAAGAGGCAGGGGGACACTAACTTCTATCTTTGTGAGGTCAGTAGTAATATGGTCATTGATGCGACTGAAAAAGGAAACATGTCCCGCTTCATAAATCATAGCTGTGAGCCAAACACAGAGATGCAGAAATG GACTGTCGAGGGAGAGACCAGAGTTGGAATTTTTGCTCTTCGTAACATAAAAATGGGGGAGGAGCTCACTTATGATTACAA GTTTGTCCAATTTGGAGCCAATCAAGATTGTCACTGTGGATCTTCAAACTGCCGAAAAATGCTCGGCATCACAAAGCCGGTTAACTCAATTGTACTTCATAATGGAAATTTGTCGCAAGATCAGCATGTccggaagaaaagaaagacatATTTTGAGAATTGTATTGGGGAGATTGTCCGTTTGTGGCATCGGCGGCACAACAT GTATCTTGCAGCAAGCATATATGACTTCAATGAGCGGAATGGAATACATACA TTGTTGTTTACTGATGCAACTATTGAAGAATTTGATTTGAGAGAGGAGAACTGGGACTTCTTACCG GATCCAGACGAGCCTGACAAAGTGTGA
- the LOC102707707 gene encoding uncharacterized protein LOC102707707 isoform X3: MAVAVPIPASWFELDAAIDAAAEDFDTEVRQKVITRLFPPQQKKAKTMAVAVPIPASSAELDAAIDAAAEDFDTEVRQKVIAHLFPPQQSPVVQPIDTTPAPDQAIDPTPAANVTSTPASLDPVPTAANTTPGASMKKKPFIAPLLTTVPFPSADLVPVPTTATEEVATSAVTASSLQSLDDLFAFDIGQYLHPTDADVQTSSALPSNLNEQLTEILARLDFPVDTLINDAGPIRSRIEEIQDQLPDNLIDAIAPTCYILIGFPSTEHVKESQTGLPKS, translated from the exons ATGGCGGTAGCTGTGCCGATTCCAGCTTCATGGTTCGAGCTGGATGCCGCGATTGATGCTGCCGCCGAGGACTTTGATACCGAAGTCAGGCAAAAGGTGATCACTCGTTTGTTTCCTCCCCAACAG aagaaagccaAGACAATGGCGGTAGCTGTGCCGATTCCAGCTTCATCGGCCGAGCTGGATGCCGCGATCGATGCTGCCGCCGAGGACTTCGATACCGAAGTTAGGCAAAAGGTGATCGCTCATTTGTTTCCTCCCCAACAG TCACCTGTGGTGCAACCAATCGATACCACCCCTGCGCCGGATCAAGCCATCGATCCGACTCCTGCTGCCAACGTGACATCCACACCGGCGAGCCTAGATCCTGTCCCCACAGCAGCCAATACCACACCTGGAGCTAGCATGAAGAAAAAG CCTTTCATAGCGCCTTTGTTGACCACTGTGCCATTTCCTTCGGCCGACCTTGTTCCTGTGCCTACAACCGCCACTGAGGAAGTTGCCACATCGGCTGTGACTGCCTCATCTTTACAG TCACTCGATGATTTGTTTGCCTTTGACATCGGCCAATACTTGCATCCAACCGATGCCGATGTCCAGACTTCCTCTGCTTTGCCAAGCAACCTTAATGAACAACTTACCGAGATACTGGCAAGGCTAGACTTCCCAGTTGACACCCTCATCAACGACGCCGGTCCGATTAGGTCAAGGATTGAAGAAATACAAGATCAACTGCCAGACAACCTGATCGATGCCATCGCGCCAACCTGCTACATTCTCATCGGCTTCCCGTCCACCGAGCACGTCAAAGAATCGCAGACCGGGCTACCCAAGTCTTAG
- the LOC102707707 gene encoding calphotin-like isoform X4, with protein sequence MAVAVPIPASWFELDAAIDAAAEDFDTEVRQKVITRLFPPQQKAKTMAVAVPIPASSAELDAAIDAAAEDFDTEVRQKVIAHLFPPQQSPVVQPIDTTPAPDQAIDPTPAANVTSTPASLDPVPTAANTTPGASMKKKPFIAPLLTTVPFPSADLVPVPTTATEEVATSAVTASSLQSLDDLFAFDIGQYLHPTDADVQTSSALPSNLNEQLTEILARLDFPVDTLINDAGPIRSRIEEIQDQLPDNLIDAIAPTCYILIGFPSTEHVKESQTGLPKS encoded by the exons ATGGCGGTAGCTGTGCCGATTCCAGCTTCATGGTTCGAGCTGGATGCCGCGATTGATGCTGCCGCCGAGGACTTTGATACCGAAGTCAGGCAAAAGGTGATCACTCGTTTGTTTCCTCCCCAACAG aaagccaAGACAATGGCGGTAGCTGTGCCGATTCCAGCTTCATCGGCCGAGCTGGATGCCGCGATCGATGCTGCCGCCGAGGACTTCGATACCGAAGTTAGGCAAAAGGTGATCGCTCATTTGTTTCCTCCCCAACAG TCACCTGTGGTGCAACCAATCGATACCACCCCTGCGCCGGATCAAGCCATCGATCCGACTCCTGCTGCCAACGTGACATCCACACCGGCGAGCCTAGATCCTGTCCCCACAGCAGCCAATACCACACCTGGAGCTAGCATGAAGAAAAAG CCTTTCATAGCGCCTTTGTTGACCACTGTGCCATTTCCTTCGGCCGACCTTGTTCCTGTGCCTACAACCGCCACTGAGGAAGTTGCCACATCGGCTGTGACTGCCTCATCTTTACAG TCACTCGATGATTTGTTTGCCTTTGACATCGGCCAATACTTGCATCCAACCGATGCCGATGTCCAGACTTCCTCTGCTTTGCCAAGCAACCTTAATGAACAACTTACCGAGATACTGGCAAGGCTAGACTTCCCAGTTGACACCCTCATCAACGACGCCGGTCCGATTAGGTCAAGGATTGAAGAAATACAAGATCAACTGCCAGACAACCTGATCGATGCCATCGCGCCAACCTGCTACATTCTCATCGGCTTCCCGTCCACCGAGCACGTCAAAGAATCGCAGACCGGGCTACCCAAGTCTTAG
- the LOC102707707 gene encoding uncharacterized protein LOC102707707 isoform X2, with protein sequence MAVAVPIPASWFELDAAIDAAAEDFDTEVRQKVITRLFPPQQKKKAKTMAVAVPIPASSAELDAAIDAAAEDFDTEVRQKVIAHLFPPQQSPVVQPIDTTPAPDQAIDPTPAANVTSTPASLDPVPTAANTTPGASMKKKPFIAPLLTTVPFPSADLVPVPTTATEEVATSAVTASSLQSLDDLFAFDIGQYLHPTDADVQTSSALPSNLNEQLTEILARLDFPVDTLINDAGPIRSRIEEIQDQLPDNLIDAIAPTCYILIGFPSTEHVKESQTGLPKS encoded by the exons ATGGCGGTAGCTGTGCCGATTCCAGCTTCATGGTTCGAGCTGGATGCCGCGATTGATGCTGCCGCCGAGGACTTTGATACCGAAGTCAGGCAAAAGGTGATCACTCGTTTGTTTCCTCCCCAACAG aagaagaaagccaAGACAATGGCGGTAGCTGTGCCGATTCCAGCTTCATCGGCCGAGCTGGATGCCGCGATCGATGCTGCCGCCGAGGACTTCGATACCGAAGTTAGGCAAAAGGTGATCGCTCATTTGTTTCCTCCCCAACAG TCACCTGTGGTGCAACCAATCGATACCACCCCTGCGCCGGATCAAGCCATCGATCCGACTCCTGCTGCCAACGTGACATCCACACCGGCGAGCCTAGATCCTGTCCCCACAGCAGCCAATACCACACCTGGAGCTAGCATGAAGAAAAAG CCTTTCATAGCGCCTTTGTTGACCACTGTGCCATTTCCTTCGGCCGACCTTGTTCCTGTGCCTACAACCGCCACTGAGGAAGTTGCCACATCGGCTGTGACTGCCTCATCTTTACAG TCACTCGATGATTTGTTTGCCTTTGACATCGGCCAATACTTGCATCCAACCGATGCCGATGTCCAGACTTCCTCTGCTTTGCCAAGCAACCTTAATGAACAACTTACCGAGATACTGGCAAGGCTAGACTTCCCAGTTGACACCCTCATCAACGACGCCGGTCCGATTAGGTCAAGGATTGAAGAAATACAAGATCAACTGCCAGACAACCTGATCGATGCCATCGCGCCAACCTGCTACATTCTCATCGGCTTCCCGTCCACCGAGCACGTCAAAGAATCGCAGACCGGGCTACCCAAGTCTTAG